Proteins encoded in a region of the Anoxybacillus amylolyticus genome:
- the istB gene encoding IS21-like element helper ATPase IstB, whose protein sequence is MMELDQARQRLQELGLERAAHMLDAELETAIHAQSPYLTFLNRLLDVEISERQRRNLEVRTKLAHLPYRKTLDEFDFSFQPSVDERLIRELGTMAFVARHENVLLLGPPGVGKSHLAVALAIKAIELGISVYFVSLTYMIEDLRKAYMENRLNKRLRIYTRPKILVIDEIGYHPLDELAANLLFQVICARYERGSIVLTSNKSISQWGELLGDEVLATAVVDRLLHHSHVINIRGNSYRLKERMRTGIDPSLNAMKK, encoded by the coding sequence ATGATGGAATTGGACCAAGCGCGCCAGCGGCTACAAGAACTGGGCCTCGAACGAGCAGCTCATATGTTGGATGCAGAGCTGGAAACCGCAATTCATGCCCAAAGTCCCTACCTTACGTTTTTAAATCGGCTCTTGGATGTCGAAATCTCCGAACGACAAAGGCGGAATCTGGAAGTCAGGACCAAGCTGGCGCATCTTCCGTACCGAAAAACACTTGATGAGTTTGACTTTTCCTTTCAGCCCAGTGTCGATGAACGTCTGATCCGTGAATTGGGTACCATGGCATTTGTGGCCCGACATGAAAACGTGTTGCTATTAGGCCCTCCCGGCGTCGGAAAAAGCCACTTGGCAGTGGCTCTCGCCATAAAAGCAATTGAACTTGGGATTTCCGTATACTTCGTAAGCCTGACCTATATGATCGAAGATCTTCGAAAGGCTTATATGGAGAACCGTCTGAACAAGCGGTTGCGAATCTACACAAGACCCAAAATTCTTGTGATTGACGAAATCGGGTATCATCCTCTTGATGAACTGGCAGCGAATCTCTTATTTCAGGTGATCTGTGCCCGATATGAACGTGGAAGCATTGTGTTGACCAGCAACAAAAGCATCAGTCAATGGGGTGAACTGCTTGGAGACGAAGTCTTGGCAACTGCGGTCGTAGACCGCCTCCTCCATCATTCTCACGTTATCAACATACGAGGAAACAGCTATCGCTTGAAAGAACGCATGCGGACAGGAATTGATCCAAGCCTGAATGCAATGAAAAAATAA
- a CDS encoding AzlD domain-containing protein produces MWNNWLLIIILAILTYISRIAGIEALIGRQVNSRVQMYLNYVPAGAISALVASQLFYIKNGKISLSFPVIVAGIIVAICMKIFKSFLLSVIIGVIAGSLTTHFIR; encoded by the coding sequence ATGTGGAATAATTGGTTATTAATAATAATATTGGCTATTTTAACATACATTAGCCGAATTGCGGGAATTGAAGCGTTAATTGGGAGACAAGTAAATAGTAGAGTACAAATGTATTTAAACTATGTTCCAGCTGGAGCAATATCCGCACTCGTAGCGTCTCAGTTGTTCTATATTAAAAACGGTAAAATCTCATTATCATTTCCCGTTATAGTTGCAGGGATTATAGTTGCTATCTGCATGAAGATATTTAAGTCATTTCTTCTGTCTGTAATTATTGGTGTGATAGCAGGATCCTTGACAACTCATTTTATTCGTTAG
- the istB gene encoding IS21-like element helper ATPase IstB: MLELEKVRSQLTELKLHTAAEILESRLQTASQKEFTYVAFLAELLQEEISHRRQRHIQTQVQRARLPYQKTLEEFDFSFQPSVDKRVIDEFATLGFIREAFNIVFLGPPGVGKSHLAVALAMRALKEGYSAYFVTVTELLEDLRRAHAENKLDIRMRKYLRPKLLLIDEVGYWPFGREEANLFFQLVSTRYEHGSIILTSNKSFAEWGELFGDPVLASAVLDRLLHHGHIVNIRGQSYRLREKIRAGVYGSPRETVMTS; encoded by the coding sequence ATGCTAGAACTTGAGAAAGTACGGTCACAATTGACAGAGCTGAAACTGCACACGGCGGCAGAAATCCTGGAATCCCGTTTACAGACGGCTTCACAGAAAGAATTCACCTACGTGGCGTTTCTTGCCGAACTGTTGCAGGAGGAAATTTCGCACCGACGACAGCGTCATATACAGACACAGGTGCAGAGAGCCCGTCTTCCCTACCAAAAGACCTTGGAGGAATTTGATTTTTCCTTTCAGCCAAGTGTCGATAAACGGGTCATCGACGAATTTGCCACGCTCGGGTTTATCCGTGAAGCATTCAACATTGTGTTTTTGGGGCCCCCAGGTGTGGGAAAAAGCCACCTGGCAGTAGCATTGGCCATGCGGGCATTGAAAGAAGGTTACTCCGCCTATTTCGTAACTGTGACAGAACTGCTGGAAGACCTACGGAGGGCGCATGCGGAAAACAAACTCGACATTCGGATGCGCAAATACCTGCGCCCGAAGCTGCTCCTGATTGACGAGGTAGGGTATTGGCCCTTTGGACGAGAAGAAGCAAATCTATTCTTCCAACTGGTGAGTACTCGATACGAACATGGAAGCATTATTTTGACGAGCAACAAGAGCTTTGCCGAGTGGGGAGAACTGTTTGGAGATCCTGTTCTCGCTTCCGCAGTCCTCGACCGACTACTTCACCACGGACACATTGTAAACATCCGTGGGCAGAGCTACAGACTGCGAGAGAAGATCCGGGCTGGCGTATACGGCTCCCCACGAGAGACAGTCATGACATCCTGA
- the tnpB gene encoding IS66 family insertion sequence element accessory protein TnpB (TnpB, as the term is used for proteins encoded by IS66 family insertion elements, is considered an accessory protein, since TnpC, encoded by a neighboring gene, is a DDE family transposase.) has protein sequence MLSIPNSIRVYLACGSTDLRKSIDGLAALVQEGFELDPFSPALFVFCNRQRDKVKILFWDHNGFWLFYRRLERGRFPWPMAPSARPLEMSGRELRWLLDGLSLEQQQAHPAVRAKYVI, from the coding sequence ATGCTAAGCATTCCGAATTCGATCCGCGTCTATCTTGCCTGCGGCAGCACCGATCTCCGCAAATCGATCGACGGGTTGGCCGCCCTGGTGCAGGAAGGATTCGAGCTGGATCCGTTCTCTCCCGCGCTGTTTGTCTTCTGCAACCGGCAACGGGACAAAGTAAAGATTCTGTTCTGGGACCACAACGGCTTCTGGCTCTTCTACCGCCGATTGGAGCGCGGGAGGTTTCCGTGGCCGATGGCTCCATCCGCACGGCCGCTTGAGATGAGCGGCCGCGAATTACGATGGCTACTGGACGGCCTGTCGCTGGAACAACAGCAGGCGCATCCTGCCGTTCGGGCAAAGTATGTCATTTGA
- a CDS encoding AzlC family ABC transporter permease: MKSNDLVINKNILLHNTIRQGIRDAFPLAIGIATYGIPYGVLGIHAGFGVLGTVAMSALVFSGSVQMISIAMHTAGAGLVSIIGTAVLLNLRNLLYGATLASGISTAKKWRWLLAFGVSDEPFVLGTARFQSFGPDPLYFGIITIVFYLTWVATSFIGAIIGGHINTQDLGLDLAFPMTFVAILSQIIKDKPIIATALTGAIITIANEIFVPGSPYVILLAGFISPFVGCYLRSRKSNVE; this comes from the coding sequence ATGAAAAGCAACGACTTAGTAATCAATAAAAATATCTTATTACATAATACGATACGACAGGGGATCCGTGATGCGTTCCCTCTTGCAATTGGTATTGCTACATATGGAATACCTTATGGAGTACTTGGTATTCATGCTGGATTCGGTGTATTAGGTACAGTCGCAATGTCAGCGTTGGTTTTTTCAGGTTCGGTGCAAATGATATCGATTGCAATGCATACTGCCGGTGCTGGTTTAGTTAGTATTATTGGAACCGCAGTTTTGCTAAATTTACGAAACTTGTTATATGGTGCAACATTAGCTTCAGGAATTAGCACGGCAAAAAAATGGAGATGGCTGTTAGCTTTTGGAGTATCGGATGAGCCTTTTGTATTAGGAACTGCTCGATTTCAATCTTTTGGCCCCGATCCATTGTATTTTGGAATAATTACTATTGTTTTTTACTTAACTTGGGTGGCTACATCATTTATCGGTGCAATTATAGGAGGACATATCAATACCCAAGATTTAGGCCTGGATTTGGCCTTTCCCATGACTTTCGTTGCGATTCTTTCTCAAATAATAAAAGATAAACCTATTATAGCAACAGCACTTACAGGAGCAATAATTACAATTGCAAATGAAATTTTTGTACCTGGGTCGCCTTATGTCATTTTACTCGCAGGTTTCATTTCTCCGTTCGTTGGATGCTATTTAAGGAGTCGAAAGTCCAATGTGGAATAA
- a CDS encoding Mu transposase domain-containing protein produces the protein MSYDGVRYGVPWMYSGRDVDVRDLNGRIEILVNGVPIAIHKKVQRSRAVILCPGQYTGLTTANGHAHSRPQARQIAADDVEIRSLDVYERLVEVGVSTPDLF, from the coding sequence ATCAGCTACGATGGGGTTCGGTATGGAGTACCCTGGATGTATAGCGGCCGGGATGTCGATGTGCGGGATCTCAACGGAAGGATTGAGATCCTTGTAAACGGGGTTCCGATTGCCATACACAAGAAGGTGCAACGATCCCGAGCGGTTATCCTGTGTCCAGGCCAGTATACGGGTCTTACGACCGCAAACGGACACGCCCATTCCCGTCCACAAGCCAGACAAATTGCAGCGGACGATGTGGAAATCCGTTCGCTGGATGTGTATGAACGACTCGTGGAGGTGGGAGTGTCAACGCCGGATTTGTTTTGA
- the tnpC gene encoding IS66 family transposase codes for MEKKTNALTPTLTTEEYEAQVARLEQQVAELSAKLKWYEEQFRLAQKKRFGASSEKTDPNQLELDLFNEAEVLATPKGEEPPMEKITYERRKPAGPRTAKLDHLPVETVTYELNEDERVCSCCGNPLHEMSSETRHEIAIIPAQVKVVQHVRKVYACRRCEREEIRTPIVTAPMPNPIYPGSLASPSSMAYVMTQKYVDSQPLYRQEQQFSRLGLSISRQTLANWMMYGAEWLSLLTDRMREHLLKQDILHADETTLQVLREPGKSAETQSYLWLYRTGRMGPPIVLYDYKPTRNGEHPRNFLSGFRGYLHVDGYSGYHKVQGVTLVGCWAHARRKFDEALKAMPAGQPKTETAARQGLEFCNQLFAIERGLRDASPEERYAVRMERSKPILEAYLAWLQKQRPRTLPKSLLGQAIAYSLNQWDKLTAFLQDGRLEIDNNRSERSIKPFVIGRKNWLFANTPRGAKASATIYSMIETAKENGLNPFQYLKYLFEQLPQLVDPKDTEALDNLLPWSPTLPLVCRTTQS; via the coding sequence ATGGAAAAGAAAACGAACGCTCTCACCCCTACCCTTACAACGGAAGAATATGAGGCTCAGGTTGCCAGGCTGGAACAGCAGGTTGCCGAACTGTCGGCCAAACTCAAATGGTACGAAGAACAGTTCCGCCTCGCGCAAAAAAAGCGCTTCGGCGCCTCCAGCGAGAAGACGGATCCGAACCAGTTGGAGTTGGATCTGTTCAACGAAGCAGAAGTCCTTGCCACGCCGAAAGGCGAAGAGCCGCCCATGGAGAAAATTACGTACGAGCGCCGGAAACCAGCCGGTCCACGCACAGCCAAACTGGACCATCTGCCAGTGGAGACGGTGACGTATGAGTTGAACGAAGACGAACGGGTCTGCTCGTGCTGTGGCAACCCCCTTCATGAAATGAGCTCCGAGACGCGTCATGAAATTGCGATTATTCCAGCGCAGGTGAAAGTGGTGCAGCATGTGCGCAAGGTATATGCTTGCCGCCGCTGCGAGCGCGAGGAGATCCGTACGCCGATCGTAACGGCCCCGATGCCAAATCCCATCTATCCGGGCAGCCTCGCTTCTCCTTCGAGTATGGCGTATGTGATGACACAGAAGTATGTGGACAGCCAGCCGCTGTACCGGCAGGAGCAGCAATTTTCCCGTCTGGGACTTTCGATTTCCCGGCAGACGTTGGCCAACTGGATGATGTACGGCGCCGAGTGGCTGTCGCTGCTAACGGATCGCATGCGTGAGCATCTGCTGAAGCAGGACATTCTGCATGCAGATGAGACGACGCTGCAGGTGCTGCGCGAGCCGGGCAAATCAGCCGAGACGCAATCGTACTTGTGGCTGTATCGGACCGGGCGCATGGGCCCGCCGATCGTCCTGTACGACTACAAGCCGACGCGAAACGGGGAGCATCCGCGAAACTTTCTTTCGGGATTTCGCGGCTACCTGCACGTTGACGGGTATTCCGGTTACCATAAGGTGCAGGGCGTGACCCTCGTTGGATGCTGGGCGCATGCGCGCCGCAAGTTCGACGAGGCGCTGAAGGCGATGCCTGCCGGACAACCGAAAACCGAAACGGCGGCCCGACAGGGACTGGAGTTTTGCAACCAGCTCTTTGCGATTGAGCGAGGGCTTAGGGACGCGTCGCCGGAAGAACGCTATGCCGTCCGAATGGAGCGAAGCAAGCCCATCTTGGAGGCTTATTTAGCATGGCTTCAAAAGCAACGGCCCCGAACGCTGCCAAAAAGTCTGCTCGGACAGGCGATTGCGTACAGCTTGAACCAATGGGACAAACTGACGGCTTTCCTGCAGGATGGTCGTCTGGAGATCGACAACAACCGCAGCGAAAGGTCGATCAAGCCATTTGTGATTGGACGAAAGAACTGGCTGTTTGCCAACACGCCTCGCGGAGCAAAGGCCAGCGCGACGATCTACAGCATGATTGAGACCGCGAAAGAGAACGGACTGAATCCGTTCCAATACTTGAAGTATCTGTTTGAGCAGCTTCCGCAGCTTGTGGATCCGAAAGATACGGAAGCGCTGGACAATCTGCTGCCTTGGTCTCCAACGTTACCGCTTGTATGTCGAACAACTCAATCGTAA
- a CDS encoding SagB family peptide dehydrogenase, whose translation MAYINPYIFMLFRNGEVIVWDYFNHQQFALEPRYVKRLLELNNGERVDDSSIDKDLIEANIVQLEPPIIDDWGWDVLSHIFHKGTQNIPITKVENPDYDTWVEEYLEYCESIINEQPDLFTKRQGHIIDLPDPDYSLFNNKTLLSTLKDRKTSRVFNGGVMPLNTLSTLLYMTFGPIHGDWSDLNENGLLTTGIRKSSPSGGGLHPEEAYVLALRVDGLNPGVYHYRMDHKLTLLTEEISEDRLIELLYHQYYARGLSVGIFITARFDKAWWKYRHSRAYRNVLLDIGHVSQTFQLCATSLGYQSWLTGAFHDREVDSFLGIDGVSESTLFFVGAGIGENKSFDEKILEHVSLRDSKNQRKRSFE comes from the coding sequence ATGGCTTATATTAATCCATATATTTTTATGTTATTTAGAAACGGGGAAGTAATTGTTTGGGACTATTTCAATCATCAACAATTTGCTTTAGAACCTAGATATGTAAAACGTTTATTGGAATTGAATAATGGTGAAAGAGTCGATGATAGTTCAATCGATAAAGATTTGATTGAAGCAAATATAGTTCAATTAGAACCTCCAATTATTGATGATTGGGGATGGGATGTACTTTCTCATATTTTTCATAAAGGAACACAAAATATACCGATTACTAAAGTCGAAAACCCAGATTACGATACATGGGTAGAAGAATATCTAGAATACTGTGAATCTATTATTAATGAACAACCTGATTTATTCACTAAGCGTCAAGGTCATATCATTGATTTACCAGATCCTGACTATTCGCTTTTTAATAACAAGACATTATTATCGACGTTAAAGGATAGAAAAACCTCCCGCGTATTTAATGGGGGTGTCATGCCACTAAATACTTTATCAACGTTGCTATACATGACGTTTGGACCAATTCACGGTGATTGGTCGGATTTAAATGAAAACGGACTTCTTACAACAGGGATACGGAAATCAAGTCCATCGGGAGGAGGATTACATCCAGAAGAAGCTTATGTATTAGCGCTTCGTGTTGATGGACTAAATCCAGGAGTTTACCATTATCGTATGGACCATAAACTTACACTTCTTACAGAAGAAATATCAGAGGATAGGCTAATTGAATTACTGTATCACCAATATTATGCTCGTGGGTTATCTGTGGGAATTTTTATAACTGCTAGATTTGATAAGGCTTGGTGGAAATATCGTCATTCTCGTGCGTATAGGAATGTGTTACTTGATATTGGGCACGTATCACAAACATTCCAACTTTGTGCAACAAGTTTAGGATACCAGTCTTGGCTAACCGGTGCTTTTCATGATAGAGAAGTGGATTCATTTCTTGGAATTGATGGAGTAAGCGAAAGTACATTGTTTTTTGTGGGAGCTGGAATTGGCGAAAATAAAAGTTTTGATGAAAAAATCCTGGAACATGTTTCATTAAGAGATAGTAAAAATCAAAGAAAGAGGAGTTTTGAATGA
- the istA gene encoding IS21 family transposase codes for MLRGGSVLRLQGLQAEGKGWRTIARETGHSKNTVKKYLRDGHPVGSKARPKRAKKLDPFIPQIQQWMSEGLFNCVAMKQRLEKMGYTGGVTQIKEYVRPHRPPRQPQAKIRYETKPGQQAQIDWGFCEEVDENGRRHKVAVFVMVLGYSRAMYVEFTRRCDIYSFLRCFIHALEHFGGVPRFALTDHMKTVVIGRNDDGTPKWHPLFEDFVLTVGLTPKLCKVRTPKTKGKVERGVAFVKDNFWPGRRFTGMADLNRQAMAWCQEQDRRIHGTTGERPCDRMNDEELKPLPTPDRLKKFLREERKVSMDGFVSWDGVRYGVPWRYSGRVVTVRQVGAKIEIWSEGVCIAIHDKSDRWGGLVRLKGQYEGLSASQGRVAPKAIAVRVAESDVEKRSLQVYEQLAEASVC; via the coding sequence ATGTTACGAGGTGGGTCTGTGTTAAGATTACAAGGTTTGCAGGCAGAAGGGAAGGGTTGGCGTACCATTGCTCGAGAAACTGGCCATTCCAAGAACACGGTCAAAAAGTACCTGCGGGATGGCCACCCAGTGGGGAGCAAAGCCCGTCCAAAACGGGCAAAGAAGCTGGATCCGTTTATTCCTCAAATCCAACAGTGGATGAGCGAAGGCTTGTTTAACTGTGTAGCGATGAAACAGCGTCTCGAGAAAATGGGCTATACCGGCGGTGTGACGCAAATCAAGGAGTACGTCCGACCACATCGGCCGCCACGACAACCGCAGGCAAAGATCCGGTATGAAACAAAACCCGGACAACAAGCCCAAATTGACTGGGGATTCTGCGAGGAGGTGGATGAAAACGGCCGCAGGCACAAAGTTGCGGTATTCGTCATGGTTCTCGGGTACTCCCGTGCCATGTACGTCGAATTCACCCGGCGCTGCGATATCTACAGTTTTCTGCGCTGCTTCATCCACGCCCTCGAGCACTTTGGCGGTGTGCCTAGGTTCGCTTTGACGGATCACATGAAGACGGTCGTTATTGGTCGGAATGACGACGGAACCCCCAAATGGCATCCGTTGTTTGAAGATTTTGTACTCACAGTGGGCTTGACACCAAAACTTTGCAAGGTTCGTACACCTAAGACAAAGGGCAAGGTCGAGCGTGGTGTGGCCTTCGTCAAGGACAACTTCTGGCCTGGTCGGCGGTTCACTGGCATGGCAGATCTCAATCGTCAAGCGATGGCATGGTGTCAAGAACAGGACCGCCGCATTCACGGTACAACCGGAGAGCGACCATGTGACCGTATGAATGACGAGGAATTGAAACCTCTTCCAACGCCTGACCGGCTAAAGAAGTTTCTTCGTGAGGAGCGCAAAGTCTCGATGGACGGATTCGTGAGTTGGGACGGCGTCCGATATGGAGTTCCCTGGCGTTACAGCGGACGTGTTGTTACGGTTCGTCAAGTTGGGGCGAAAATCGAAATCTGGTCTGAAGGTGTATGTATCGCCATTCACGACAAATCTGACCGTTGGGGTGGACTAGTACGGCTGAAAGGTCAATACGAGGGTTTATCCGCCTCTCAGGGTAGAGTGGCTCCGAAGGCCATTGCCGTGCGTGTTGCGGAATCTGACGTCGAAAAACGCTCACTCCAGGTGTACGAGCAATTGGCGGAGGCGAGCGTATGCTAG
- the tnpA gene encoding IS66 family insertion sequence element accessory protein TnpA, with the protein MDREQRIREWTSRVEEYRTSGLTMAAWCEAQGISIHQLKYWLNRLKRLSDSSRTNASTMGWVPVTVTSSPENQNPDPGVVIRIGQVSIEVANGFDPQLLRQVVQTLMPLC; encoded by the coding sequence ATGGATCGTGAGCAACGGATCCGGGAATGGACTTCTCGCGTGGAAGAGTACCGAACCAGCGGACTTACGATGGCCGCATGGTGCGAGGCGCAAGGCATTTCCATTCATCAATTGAAATATTGGCTGAATCGTTTGAAACGGCTATCCGATTCGAGTCGGACAAATGCTTCTACCATGGGTTGGGTACCAGTGACCGTGACATCCTCCCCTGAAAACCAGAACCCGGATCCAGGGGTTGTCATTCGGATCGGCCAGGTATCCATCGAGGTCGCAAACGGTTTTGATCCCCAACTTCTCCGTCAGGTTGTTCAGACCTTGATGCCCTTATGCTAA
- a CDS encoding AIPR family protein — protein sequence MEYPHLLSPSDRLLGEFQKFLRGVRYLTIPRFDLFNDKVKSHQRDIELALSDANTKFMIVLVYTGQAPLSQDISTDVDAFLEEMNDTSEFARFRSLRQSNIYNMIARGSKGESIKADVVLSNWGRIETPYKAYYGQVAASDVASWWEDYYPQLFAPNIRLFLGDTDVNDGIIATLHKEPEKFWYYNNGITALCSTIKKKPIGGNSRESGIFEIEDLKIVNGAQTAGAIAKAASLYPEKVQLAMVPIRFIELEGSPPDFEKDVTKNTNTQNRIEKRDFAALDPEQERLKEELALYGITYVYKSGEIVGHGIDGFDIIDATVARACYQQGIELTVQAKREIGKLWDDIEKTPYKILFNSSVNCIELWRLVQILRIVERELKEIEQNSSGREKLCAAHGNRFITHLVYKRSRDIINSPEIYLTEDETTTIKYRTKAAFVELSKVTETDYQEAYLASLFKNVSKCKDIVEKYFT from the coding sequence GTGGAGTACCCGCATTTACTCAGTCCGTCGGACAGACTCCTAGGTGAGTTTCAGAAGTTCCTACGTGGAGTCCGTTATTTAACAATTCCTAGATTTGACTTGTTCAATGATAAGGTAAAAAGCCACCAGAGGGACATTGAACTTGCCCTCAGCGATGCTAATACGAAATTTATGATAGTACTTGTATACACTGGGCAGGCACCCCTTAGTCAGGATATTTCTACTGATGTAGACGCCTTTCTTGAAGAAATGAATGATACGTCTGAATTTGCTCGATTTAGGTCACTACGGCAATCGAACATATACAATATGATAGCTAGGGGATCTAAGGGTGAGTCAATTAAGGCTGATGTCGTTCTCTCTAATTGGGGACGAATCGAGACACCATATAAGGCATATTATGGCCAAGTTGCGGCAAGCGACGTAGCAAGTTGGTGGGAAGATTACTATCCACAGTTATTTGCCCCTAACATCCGTCTTTTCTTAGGCGATACAGATGTTAATGACGGTATTATTGCCACACTACATAAGGAACCGGAGAAGTTCTGGTACTACAATAATGGGATCACAGCATTGTGTTCGACCATCAAGAAGAAGCCAATCGGTGGGAATTCGCGAGAATCCGGTATTTTTGAAATTGAAGACCTAAAGATAGTGAACGGTGCTCAAACGGCGGGGGCCATAGCTAAGGCTGCTAGCTTGTATCCTGAAAAAGTTCAACTTGCGATGGTACCGATAAGGTTCATTGAACTTGAGGGTAGCCCACCGGACTTCGAAAAAGATGTAACAAAAAACACGAACACTCAAAATAGAATTGAGAAACGGGATTTTGCTGCATTGGATCCAGAGCAAGAGCGGCTAAAAGAGGAATTGGCGTTATATGGAATTACCTATGTGTACAAGTCTGGTGAAATTGTGGGTCACGGCATAGATGGCTTTGACATTATAGATGCCACGGTAGCACGTGCATGCTACCAACAGGGAATAGAGCTAACAGTTCAAGCAAAACGAGAAATAGGAAAATTGTGGGATGACATTGAGAAGACACCGTACAAAATATTGTTCAATTCGTCGGTCAACTGTATTGAGCTATGGCGATTAGTCCAAATATTACGCATAGTTGAACGTGAACTTAAAGAAATCGAGCAAAACTCTTCAGGACGTGAGAAATTATGTGCAGCTCATGGTAACCGCTTTATTACCCACTTGGTTTATAAGAGATCCAGGGATATTATTAATTCGCCTGAGATATATCTAACAGAGGATGAAACTACTACTATTAAATATAGAACCAAGGCGGCCTTTGTCGAATTGTCCAAAGTTACAGAAACTGATTATCAAGAGGCGTACTTGGCTAGTTTATTCAAGAATGTTTCAAAGTGTAAAGATATTGTTGAAAAGTATTTCACTTAA